The genomic segment CAGCAAAAACTGAAATTTTATCCTTTAAAGTCTCTCTTAAATCTTCAATACCAACTTTGGTCTTCGCACTACAATAGAGAGTCTTATAACCAATCTCTTCATATAATTTAAGCATTTTTCTAGCTACTTCTTCATCTACAAGATCAATCTTATTCAGACAGATAACAATTTGTAATTTAGCGGCTTCCGCCATGATCAAAAATTGATCCAAAAGTTTGTAATGAAGGTCAGGATCTTTAGCAGCAAAAGTGATAATTACCTGTTCTACATTGGCTACCGTCGGTCGAGTTAAAAGGGTCTTTCTTTCAAAAATTTCTTCAATCACCCCTAAACCGCTACCAAGATCCTGAAAACCTACTCTATCTCCTGGTATTGCTCTCTTTTTTTTCTTTTTAAAACGTCCACGAAGTCTACATTCATAAATACCTCCCTGCTCGTCATCCTTTACATAATAAAAACCACTATAAGCTTTGATCACAATACCAGTTTTCATTGCCTACCTCCCTAAAAACCATATCTTTCTTCTCTGACCAACTCTCCATTAATAAAGACCTGAAGAATTGTAGGTCCAACAGTATGGATATCCCTAATAACAATATGATCTCCTGGATGATGAACTTTATCATAAATTATATCCCGACCATTATCATCAATTACCACAACTTGAATCTTCTGGTTATAAGAACCTTCTGAAACATTAATTGTAGCAGTAAAAGAATAGGTAGATGAACCCTTGGGATTTCTCAATCCTTTACTGATAGTTAGATTGATGGGTGTTCCTTCAGGTGCCACGGTACCAGCTACAGGATTTTGATTTGCTACCTGACCAGCTAAAAACCTGGTAGTCTCTTCTTCTATAATCTCACCAACTACAAAGTTGGCTTCTTCAATTCTACGTTCAGCTTCCTTTCGACTGAGTCCAATAACATTGGGAATCGTTCCCATAATCGGTTCAGATCCTTTACTAAAGATTAAATTTACCTTTGTCCCACTCTTCACCTGTTCATTGGCTGGAGGATCCTGGGTCATTACCTGGCCCTTGGGAATCTTATCTGTAAATTGATATTCCACTTCCCCTAACACCAGATCAGCCTCATGCAAGGCTACTTTTACTTCACGCATCTCCAGACCAATCAAATTCGGAACTGTTGTCATGGTAGCGCCTTTACTTAAGGTCAACATAATCACACGATTTTTCTTTACTTCTTTACCTGCTTCAATATCCTGGGAAACAACATGATCAGCAGGAATTTCCGGACTTGATACTTTAAATTCATTGAAAATTACCCTTAATCCAATCTCTCTGGCCTTCTGTTGGGCCTCTTCTTTACTTAAACCTATAAAATCAGGAACTTTAACTACAGGTACTTTTGTATATTGCTCTAAAGCCCAAAAACCGACTGCTCCCAGGATAATAAATGTAAAAAGTAGAATGAGCATGATTTTGACAAACCGGACAAACCCAGAACCTTTTCTTTCTTTAACTTCATGACCCGCCGCTGTTTTATTATAGTGCTGATCCGAAATCCGTGGTAAAACCTGAGTTTCGTCACTATCCAGATAGGTCTTAATCTCATCCCCATCTTTTCTCTCAAAGGTCTTAACCATTCCCCGTAAAGCATTGAGCATCTCAGAAGCATTGGCAAACCGTTTATCGGGATCTTTATGAAGGGCCTTCATCACCAATTTGTCAATACGTTTTGGTAATTTTTCATTTAGCTGACTTGGCGGCAATGGCTCTTCATTGATATGCTTTAAAGCTACTGTAATGGGGCTATCACCACGGAAGGGAACCTGTCCGGTAAGCATTTCATATAAGACAACCCCTAAAGAATAAAGATCCGATCTGGCATTGATAGTTCCACCTCTGGCCTGTTCTGGGGAGAAATAGTGGGCTGTACCAATCACCGTCTCTGTCTGGGCCAGGGTAGCTGAATTTACTGCCCGTGCAATCCCAAAATCTGTAACCTTCACACCACCCTCTGGTGTAATCAAAATATTGTGGGGCTTAATATCACAGTGAATAATATTATTGCGATGGGCAACAACTAAAGCTTCACAGATCTGAATAGCAATATCTAAAGCTTCAGCCGGATCTAAAATCCCTTCTCTTTGAATCTTTTCTTTTAAATTTTCTCCCTGGATATTTTCCATAACCAGATAATGAATATCCCCGTCCTGACCAATATCATAAATATTTACCACATTGGGATGGGAAAGTCGGGCAACAGCTTTGGCTTCTCTATGAAACCGTTTAACAAAATCCTTGTCTGAAACCAACTGGGGACGTAAAATTTTTAAAGCAACCCAACGGTCCAGGATTAAATCCCTGGCTTTATAGACCAGGGCCATTCCCCCTTCTCCCAAAATTTCTGTCAATTCATATCTGCCGTTTAACACTTTCCCAATCATTTTCTATATCACCACCTATTCAACAACTTAAGCCTTAAAAAGAATTACCGTAATATTATCCAAACCACCTTTATTGTTAGCTGCTTCAACTAAAAGTTCTGATTTCTCCTGAAGAGAACCCTCTCCTTTAAGAATCTGAATAATCTCTTCTTTTGTTAACATATTGTTTAATCCATCAGTACATAAAAGTATTATATCAGACCTTTCCAATGAAAAGCAATTGATTTCAACATTTAATTCATTGCCTGATCCGAGAGCTTGAAGTAAAATATGTTTATGGGGATGATTTTTAGCTTCTTCCTCTGAAATTTGATCATTTTTTAAAAGTTCATTAACCAGAGAATGATCAGTAGTAATCTGTAATAAGTCCTGATCACGATATAAATAAACACGGCTATCTCCAACATGACCAATATAAAGTAAATTTTCTTTAATCACAGCAATAGTCAAAGTTGTACCCATTCCCTGACATGCAGGATCATTAAGCTGCCTCTCATAAATTCTTTTATGGGCATCCATAATTATATCTTTTAACATCTGACGAATATCTTCTCTCTGCCCCTGATATTGGCGGATAGTCTCAATAGCCATAGCACTTGCAACTTCCCCAGCCTTATGTCCTCCCATTCCATCTGCAACTGCAAAGATTTTTATATCTCCATCCAGGGCAAGATAACTATCCTGATTTATGGTTCTAACCTTTCCCACATCGCTTCTTACCCCGTAATCCATTTAAAAACCACCTCATTTTAATCGAAATTTCAACAGTGTGGAACCTATGCAAATTTTATCTCCTGATTTCAGTGGACTAATCGTTATTCTTTTACCATTGATAAATACCCCATTGGTGCTATTTAAATCCTCAATCTGCCAATTGTTATTATTATAAACAATCCGGGCATGATAGCGGGAAACATTGGGATCATTGATCATTATCTGATTATCTTCTCTTCTGCCTATTGTTATAATTGATCCAATCAGATTAAACTTTTTTCCTTCATCATTTCCCTCAAGAACCTCGAGGATTGGACTACCACCAGACTTTTTTTTAAAAACCCTTGTCACATCCTGATTTTCCGATATAGCAAATATTTCTCCTTTATCAAAAATCATTGTCTGTTTGCCATTATCTTCATAGATAGGTTCTACTTTAAAGTTCCCCTGGCCAAGTTTTTTATCTACCTTTATAAATATTTCAGGTTCACCCAAAAGATGGTAACCCTGTTTATCGGCATATCGGTGAATATAATCAATAAGCTCTTTAATTAAAAAAGGACGAAAAGGCTCTAATCTTTTCATATCTTCATCTGAAATAAATACCCGATAACGATAAGGCACATATATTTTAAAGACACTTTCTGTCTTAGAAGAATCCATCAACCGCTTGATTTTTAAAGCTATATCTCTGGGTTTTAAAACCTTCTTGCCCAATATTCTTCGTAAAAAATTCATCAACTCCTCGCCTCCCAGTTACGGGACCTAAGTTGACCACAGGCTGCGTCAATATCCGTTCCCCGCTCTTTACGTATGGTTGTCTCAATTCCTGCTTTTTTAAGAATTCCCTGAAATCTATAAATCTGCTCTTCATTAGGCCTTATAAAACCTGTCTTTGGAACAGGATTGATAGGAATTAAATTAACATGACAGAGCAGTCCCTTAAGAAGTTGAACTAACTGACGGGCATGTTCTGTTTGATCATTTATTCCCGCCATCAAAGCATATTCAAAGGTCACACGTCTATTAGTAATCTCTGTGTAATCTTTACAGGCCGCTATTAATTCTTTTAAAGGATATTTCTTATTTATAGGCATTAACCGATTTCTAAGTTCATCATTGGGGGCATGGAGAGAAATAGCTAATACCAACTGCAATTTCTCCTCCGCTAAACGCCTGATCTTAGGTACAAGACCACATGTAGAAAGGGTAATTCGCCTAATGCCAATATTTGCACCTTTAGGATGATTTAAAAGACGAATAGCTTTTAAAGAAGCATCATAATTTTGTAAAGGTTCCCCCATTCCCATTAAAACAACATTTGAAATTTTTACATTCAAATCCCTTTGTACAGCATAAATCTGGTCCACCAATTCACTGGGTAAGAGATTCCGGACAAATCCACCCAATCCGGTAGCACAGAATATACAACCCATCCCACAACCAACCTGGGTAGATATGCAAATACTGTGCCGACCATCATCATAAGGTAAATATACACTTTCTATGGTTTCATTATCATTTAAACGAAAAAGATATTTAATAGTTCCATCTTTCGCTTCCTTTTTTGCTATCGGGGTTAGAACCTGAATAAATGCCTTTTCATCAAGTTTTTTCCGTAAATCCTTAGGAATATTATTCATTTCATTAAAAGAAGTAACATTCTTTCGATGGAGCCATTGAAAGATTTGCCCGGCTCGAAAGCTCTTTTCGCCTATCTCCTCTTCTATAAAGTTTTTCAGTTCATCTAAACTCATGGATTTTAGATCAATTTTCTCCATAGAATCCAAAATCCTTTCTATATTTTAATTTAATTTGCGAATTGCTGCAATAAAGAATCCCTCAGTTTCAGTGACATGGGGTAAAAACTCAAGATAAGGTGTTGAAAATAACTCCTTTTCTTCTTCAGGTAAAAGATACCGTAAATCTATAAGCTCAACACTATCCATCTTAAGTGCTTCTTCAAGTACTTTTTGATTCTCTTCTTCTGTAATGGTACAGGTACTATAAACCATAATTCCACCTGGCTTAAGCCAACTCAAACCCTTTT from the Anoxybacter fermentans genome contains:
- the pknB gene encoding Stk1 family PASTA domain-containing Ser/Thr kinase encodes the protein MIGKVLNGRYELTEILGEGGMALVYKARDLILDRWVALKILRPQLVSDKDFVKRFHREAKAVARLSHPNVVNIYDIGQDGDIHYLVMENIQGENLKEKIQREGILDPAEALDIAIQICEALVVAHRNNIIHCDIKPHNILITPEGGVKVTDFGIARAVNSATLAQTETVIGTAHYFSPEQARGGTINARSDLYSLGVVLYEMLTGQVPFRGDSPITVALKHINEEPLPPSQLNEKLPKRIDKLVMKALHKDPDKRFANASEMLNALRGMVKTFERKDGDEIKTYLDSDETQVLPRISDQHYNKTAAGHEVKERKGSGFVRFVKIMLILLFTFIILGAVGFWALEQYTKVPVVKVPDFIGLSKEEAQQKAREIGLRVIFNEFKVSSPEIPADHVVSQDIEAGKEVKKNRVIMLTLSKGATMTTVPNLIGLEMREVKVALHEADLVLGEVEYQFTDKIPKGQVMTQDPPANEQVKSGTKVNLIFSKGSEPIMGTIPNVIGLSRKEAERRIEEANFVVGEIIEEETTRFLAGQVANQNPVAGTVAPEGTPINLTISKGLRNPKGSSTYSFTATINVSEGSYNQKIQVVVIDDNGRDIIYDKVHHPGDHIVIRDIHTVGPTILQVFINGELVREERYGF
- a CDS encoding Stp1/IreP family PP2C-type Ser/Thr phosphatase gives rise to the protein MDYGVRSDVGKVRTINQDSYLALDGDIKIFAVADGMGGHKAGEVASAMAIETIRQYQGQREDIRQMLKDIIMDAHKRIYERQLNDPACQGMGTTLTIAVIKENLLYIGHVGDSRVYLYRDQDLLQITTDHSLVNELLKNDQISEEEAKNHPHKHILLQALGSGNELNVEINCFSLERSDIILLCTDGLNNMLTKEEIIQILKGEGSLQEKSELLVEAANNKGGLDNITVILFKA
- the rsgA gene encoding ribosome small subunit-dependent GTPase A, whose translation is MKTGIVIKAYSGFYYVKDDEQGGIYECRLRGRFKKKKKRAIPGDRVGFQDLGSGLGVIEEIFERKTLLTRPTVANVEQVIITFAAKDPDLHYKLLDQFLIMAEAAKLQIVICLNKIDLVDEEVARKMLKLYEEIGYKTLYCSAKTKVGIEDLRETLKDKISVFAGASGVGKSALLNAVQPGLKLATGEISEKIRRGTHTTRHVELLQLKDGGMVADTPGFSFFDLEFLSSEELPYLFPEMVDYIGQCRFQDCIHDHEPGCVIKEMVENGKIAKSRYENYVTFLHEIQEKEKQERGY
- the rlmN gene encoding 23S rRNA (adenine(2503)-C(2))-methyltransferase RlmN is translated as MEKIDLKSMSLDELKNFIEEEIGEKSFRAGQIFQWLHRKNVTSFNEMNNIPKDLRKKLDEKAFIQVLTPIAKKEAKDGTIKYLFRLNDNETIESVYLPYDDGRHSICISTQVGCGMGCIFCATGLGGFVRNLLPSELVDQIYAVQRDLNVKISNVVLMGMGEPLQNYDASLKAIRLLNHPKGANIGIRRITLSTCGLVPKIRRLAEEKLQLVLAISLHAPNDELRNRLMPINKKYPLKELIAACKDYTEITNRRVTFEYALMAGINDQTEHARQLVQLLKGLLCHVNLIPINPVPKTGFIRPNEEQIYRFQGILKKAGIETTIRKERGTDIDAACGQLRSRNWEARS
- a CDS encoding FhaA domain-containing protein, yielding MNFLRRILGKKVLKPRDIALKIKRLMDSSKTESVFKIYVPYRYRVFISDEDMKRLEPFRPFLIKELIDYIHRYADKQGYHLLGEPEIFIKVDKKLGQGNFKVEPIYEDNGKQTMIFDKGEIFAISENQDVTRVFKKKSGGSPILEVLEGNDEGKKFNLIGSIITIGRREDNQIMINDPNVSRYHARIVYNNNNWQIEDLNSTNGVFINGKRITISPLKSGDKICIGSTLLKFRLK